A stretch of DNA from Candidatus Deferrimicrobium sp.:
TGATACAGGGTGACGTTGTTGCCGATCTCCGACGTTTCCCCGATCACCACCCCCATGCCGTGATCGATGAAGAACCCGTCGCCGATCGTCGCTCCCGGGTGGATCTCGATCCCCGTGACGGACCGCGAAATGTGGGAGACGAATCGGCCGAGGATTTTCAGATCGTGCGTCCAGAGCCAGTGCGCGAGGTGATGGAACCGGACGGCGTGGAACCCGGGGTAGCAGAGGAAAATCTCGAGCACGCTGCGCGCGGCGGGGTCCCTCTCGAAGATGACCTTTATGTCGTTCCTGATCGATTGGAACATCTTCCCTCCCTGCCCTAAATAATTATAAGACAGAATGAGTCAATTATTTGGCATTTTTGCAAGAAAGGGAAGGATTTTCTGCAGTCGCTTCTCCTTGATCCCCTTGACCCCGAGAAGATCCTCGGGGACCCGGAATCCTCTGACGCGATCCCGCTCCTCCACCACGGCGGCGGCGATCTTGTCGGAGATCCCGGGCAGTTCCGAGATTTCCTGAAGGGAGGCCCTGTTGATATCTATCCGTTTTCCAAGGAGGTATTGCTGTCGGATCGTAAGGGGGCGGCATCGGGGGCTTTCGGCGGAAAGGACGCCCGTCTCGATGCCGGAGGGAAACGGGAGGACGGGAGAACCATCGGCCAGGTTCACCGCGGGGAGAAGCCCGATTGAGACGACGCGCTGCGCCGTGGCGAACGCATTCCAGACCAGCAGGATCAGGGAAAGAAGAAGGACGGCGCGCCGCTTCCCGCCGTTACACTTCCTGCTCCCCTGAATCGGCACGCCGCGTCCTCCAC
This window harbors:
- a CDS encoding helix-hairpin-helix domain-containing protein; its protein translation is MPIQGSRKCNGGKRRAVLLLSLILLVWNAFATAQRVVSIGLLPAVNLADGSPVLPFPSGIETGVLSAESPRCRPLTIRQQYLLGKRIDINRASLQEISELPGISDKIAAAVVEERDRVRGFRVPEDLLGVKGIKEKRLQKILPFLAKMPNN
- the cysE gene encoding serine O-acetyltransferase is translated as MFQSIRNDIKVIFERDPAARSVLEIFLCYPGFHAVRFHHLAHWLWTHDLKILGRFVSHISRSVTGIEIHPGATIGDGFFIDHGMGVVIGETSEIGNNVTLYHGVTLGGTSWKKGKRHPTLEDNVIVGAGAAILGPIRVGHDSKIGSGSVV